In the Dioscorea cayenensis subsp. rotundata cultivar TDr96_F1 chromosome 12, TDr96_F1_v2_PseudoChromosome.rev07_lg8_w22 25.fasta, whole genome shotgun sequence genome, one interval contains:
- the LOC120273157 gene encoding uncharacterized protein LOC120273157 — protein sequence MDKAWMSKSRLSVEYEQGVREFLEFAFSNTLSNQILCPCRICVNSVLLTKDEVYEHLIINGILQLYKNWYEHGEQPSSSSNPNIAHHDDLSSHVNVHEMLQDTFGISNVDMGDETSPTSSPGGPNNEASQFFKLLKDANKELYPGCSKFTKLTFIVRLYHIKNQSGKDPEAIGQSHLEFRTDLMLGSLVYLLC from the exons ATGGATAAAGCATGGATGTCTAAGTCAAG GCTGAGTGTTGAATATGAACAAGGAGTTAGGGAATTCTTGGAATTTGCATTTTCCAATACACTATCAAATCAAATATTGTGTCCATGCCGAATATGTGTCAATAGTGTTCTTTTGACCAAGGATGAGGTGTACGAACATCTTATTATTAATGGTATCCTGCAGTTATACAAAAATTGGTATGAACATGGTGAAcaaccatcatcttcttcaaatccAAATATTGCACATCATGATGATTTGTCAAGCCATGTCAATGTGCATGAAATGTTGCAAGATACATTTGGTATATCAAATGTTGACATGGGAGATGAAACATCTCCTACTTCATCTCCAGGAGGGCCGAATAATGAAGCTAGTCAATTTTTTAAACTTCTTAAAGATGCAAACAAAGAGTTGTACCCAGGATGTTCTAAATTCACAAAACTCACATTTATTGTTCGGCTTTATCATATAAA GAATCAAAGTGGAAAGGATCCTGAGGCAATTGGCCAATCTCATTTGGAATTCAGGACTGATTTGATGCTTGGTTCTTTAGTTTATCTTTTGTGTTAG